From Thermoflexus hugenholtzii JAD2:
GGCCGATGAGGGATCCTTCCAGGATGGCGTTCACGATGCGCGCCCCGCTGTCGACGATGGAGTCGCGGATGATGGCGTTCTCGATGAAGCAGCCATCAGCGATAGTGGCGTAGGGGCCGATGACCGCATGGCGGACGTGGGCGGTGGGGGAGATGAAGACGGGTGGGATGATCACCACCCCCTCGCGCTGGGCCTCCCGGGAGTTATCGTGGCCGTGGGCGAGCAGGTAGCGGTTGGTCTCCAGCACCGCCTCCGGCGTCCCGCAATCCACCCAGACGTTCACCTCGCGCACCCGCAGCCGCTGGCCGTATTCCAGGAAGATGTTCAGGGCGTCCGTCAGGAAATACTCGCCCCGGGTGCGGATCCCTCGGGCCATCAGCTCCTCGCAGGCTTTCACCAACAGGGGGCCGTTGCGGATGTAATACATCCCGATCACCGCCAGGCGGTTCTCCAGGCTGGCCGGCTTCTCCACGAAGCGAGTGACATAGCCCCGGGCGTCGAGCTCCACCACCCCGAAGCGCCGGGGATCCTCCACCTCCTTCACGAAGGCGATGCCATCCGCGTCCTTCGGATCCAGGTCCCGGAGGTCCGCCTCGAAGAGGGTGTCGGCGAAGATGATCACGATGGGGCCGTCGATGTGGTCCCGGGCCAGCCAGAGGGCGTGGGCCTGGCCGAGGAGCTCCTTCTGCTCCACGTAGCGGGCGGGGAGGCGGTAGGTGCTGTCCACATACTGCTGGATCTGTTCGCCCAGGTAGCCCACAATGAAGATGTATTCCTCCGGGTTGAGGGCGGCCAGCTTCTCCACGATGTAGCCCAGGAAGGGCTTGCCGGCCACGTTGATCAGGGGCTTCGGCTTGCTGTAGGTGTGCGGCCGCAGCCGGGTTCCGAACCCGGCCACCGGGATCACCGCTTTCATCACCGGACCTCCTGCGGAGGGTAGGGATTTTCATCTTAGCCGAAGCCCGCCGGAAGGGGAAGCCCGTTCCTTATCCGGCCATCCACTCCCGCAGGAGGGCGAGCTCATCCCGGAGGCCCCGGGTGCAGAGAAAGTGGCGTCGCACATGCTCCCGCCCGCGCGCCCCCATCGCCTGCGCCTCCTCTGGATGGGAGAGGAGGTAGAGGGCCTTCTCCGCACATGCCGCGACGCTGTCCACCAGGAACCCGGTCTCGCCGTCGTGGACCTGCAGGGGGATCCCGCCGGTCCGGCCCCCGACGACCGGTTTGCCCTTCCATAGGGCTTCGGTCACCGTCAGCCCGAACCCCTCCCGCAGGGATTTCTGGATCACCACCGCGGCCGCCCGCTGGAAGGCGTTCACCTCCCAAGCCCCTACCCCATGGAAATTGTGCAGCACGTGGAGGTCGGGATCCTCCCCGGCGTGCCGGAGCGTGCGGTCGTAATACCACCAGCCCTCCGGGTCGTCGTGGGCCATGGAACCCACCAGGGCCAGCTGGACCTCCGGACGCTCCCGTTTCACCAGCCGGTAAGCGTCGATCACCCCGATGGGATCCTTCCACGGATCGAAGCGGGAGACCTGGAGGAGGAGGGGCCGATGGGGATCCACCCCGAAGCGGGCGACGATGGCGCGGGCTTCGTCCTCCCTCATCGGCGCGTTCTTGGGGGAGAGGGGATCGATGGTCGGCGGGATGAAGGCCACCCGGCGGACTGGGAAATCGGGCCCCACGTATTCGGCCATGGTGAAGATGGCTGCGTCGTAGGCGGAGAGATAAGGGAGTAGGAAAGACCAGAAGGGCGGATGGGGGGTCCGGGTGTCGATGTGACAGCGCCAGATCCAGAGCCGGGCCCCCCGCCGCTCCCGGAACGCCGGGATGCCGGCCGGCTGGGGGTCGTGGATGAAGATCACGTCGTAATCTCCTTCCAGCTGCGCGGCGTTGCGCCGGTTCCCCTCCCGCCAGATCTCCTGCATTTCGGGAGAGAAGGGGAGCTCCATCCCTTGCAGGCCGTTATGCATGGCCTTGGTGACCCGGAAGAAGGCCTCGTCGCCATGGATCACCCGCCATTCCGCCTCCAGGCCCAGGTCACGCAACAAGGGGATATGGGTGCTCAGGATCTCCGCCACGCCGCCGCCGAAGGCGGTGGCGTTCACATGCAGCACGCGCATGCCGCGCAGCGGCGCGGCCAGCTCCCGCAGCGCTTCGACCTCCTCCTCCCCGACCACCGGGCGCAGCGCGTTCAGGGAGCGGGGCGTCACAGACACCGGCTCGTGCATCGCGAGCTCTCCTTGCAGGGGATAAGGCCTGGGAGGCGCCTGCGGGCCCTGCCCCGAGCTCATTTCAGCGTCCATCCGATCAGGCCGCGGATGTAGTAGCGCTGAAGCAGGGCGAAGACCAGGATGGGCATGCTCATGGTCAGGATGGAGGCGGCAGTGAGCACCCCCCAGTCGATGTGATACTGTCCCCGTAGCAGCGGGATGCGCTGGGTGGCCACCAGCTTCTCCGGGTCGTAGATCAGGATCAGGGCCATGAAGAAGTCGTTCCAGGCCCAGGTCAGCTGCAGGGCGGCCGCCGAGGCCAGGCCGGGGAGGCTCAGGGGCAGCACGATTCGGGTGAAGATCTGGAACCGGCTGGCCCCGTCCAGGCTGGCCGCTTCTTCGATCTCCGGAGGCAGGGTGGAGAAATAATTGCGCAGGAAGAGGATCACCCAGGGCAGGGCCCACGCGGTGTGCACCAGGATCAATCCCGCGTAATGGTTGATCAGCCCCAGATCCCGCAGGAACCGGAACAGGGGGACCGCCACCATCT
This genomic window contains:
- a CDS encoding sugar phosphate nucleotidyltransferase → MKAVIPVAGFGTRLRPHTYSKPKPLINVAGKPFLGYIVEKLAALNPEEYIFIVGYLGEQIQQYVDSTYRLPARYVEQKELLGQAHALWLARDHIDGPIVIIFADTLFEADLRDLDPKDADGIAFVKEVEDPRRFGVVELDARGYVTRFVEKPASLENRLAVIGMYYIRNGPLLVKACEELMARGIRTRGEYFLTDALNIFLEYGQRLRVREVNVWVDCGTPEAVLETNRYLLAHGHDNSREAQREGVVIIPPVFISPTAHVRHAVIGPYATIADGCFIENAIIRDSIVDSGARIVNAILEGSLIGRDAYVGGRFRRFNVGDSSSIDFT
- a CDS encoding glycosyltransferase, which gives rise to MHEPVSVTPRSLNALRPVVGEEEVEALRELAAPLRGMRVLHVNATAFGGGVAEILSTHIPLLRDLGLEAEWRVIHGDEAFFRVTKAMHNGLQGMELPFSPEMQEIWREGNRRNAAQLEGDYDVIFIHDPQPAGIPAFRERRGARLWIWRCHIDTRTPHPPFWSFLLPYLSAYDAAIFTMAEYVGPDFPVRRVAFIPPTIDPLSPKNAPMREDEARAIVARFGVDPHRPLLLQVSRFDPWKDPIGVIDAYRLVKRERPEVQLALVGSMAHDDPEGWWYYDRTLRHAGEDPDLHVLHNFHGVGAWEVNAFQRAAAVVIQKSLREGFGLTVTEALWKGKPVVGGRTGGIPLQVHDGETGFLVDSVAACAEKALYLLSHPEEAQAMGARGREHVRRHFLCTRGLRDELALLREWMAG
- a CDS encoding carbohydrate ABC transporter permease is translated as MRRWGRELWINALAWGIGLAWIVPFLGILMSALRPQSELIHGWWQFSSFTISLDNFVKAWNHPTAPMSQGIRNSLLVVIPSTILPLFIGAMAAYAMLRFPFPLRDPLFLVIVLLMAIPQQMVAVPLFRFLRDLGLINHYAGLILVHTAWALPWVILFLRNYFSTLPPEIEEAASLDGASRFQIFTRIVLPLSLPGLASAAALQLTWAWNDFFMALILIYDPEKLVATQRIPLLRGQYHIDWGVLTAASILTMSMPILVFALLQRYYIRGLIGWTLK